The Candidatus Binatia bacterium genome includes the window CGCTCGCGCACCGCGATCCGGTAGGCGATGGTCGCCGGCTCGCGCCGCGGACGTCCGGCGCCGAGCCAGCCGGCGGCCTCGGCGTCGCGCTTGCGCACCCACGCCTCGCGGTTGGTCGACACGTCCTCGAGCGCCGGGTCGAGCGGGAAGCGCTCGAGCGGCAGCTCGTGCAGCTCGAGCAGCAGGTCGAGGAGACGGCGGGCGTCGGCCTTCGGAATGACGCCCGCGTCGCGCAGCACGAGCACGTGCGCCATGTCGGCGAAGCTCAGGCCCCGATAGAGGATCGGCGCGTCGGCGAGCTCGAGCGCGAACGACGCGCGCATGAGCTCGGGAGCCGGGCCCTCACGCAGCCGCGCGCCCTCGCCCTCGCCACGCGCGTGCGCGGCGGGCTGCTTCGTCGCGCGTGGCTTCGCGTCCCGGACCTTCGCCTGCTCGGCAGCGGCGCGCACGCGCGGACGCGTCCGCGGCACGGCGCGCGCGGCCGCTCGCGCCGCCTGCGTCGCCCTGCCCCGCCTGGCTCTCGCCTTCGCCACGGCGCGCCTAGTCGACGGTCACGCGCCGCAGGCCGTGGCCGACCGTCGGGTCCGCGGCGAGCAGCAGCTCCTGGAGGTGCTTCGGACGGTTGCTGCGCACGCGCGCACGCTCGGTCTCCGTCTTCTCCTTGGCGCGCAACCTGCGCTTGACGCGATTGACGCCCGCCTCGAGGATGCGCCCGAGCGAGGTCAGAAGCGGCTTCGGATCGTCCCAGGCGGCGTACGCGTACGTCCGCTTGCCGCGGTACGACGCGAGCCAGCTCCAGGTCGTGAGCCGCTTCTCGGGGAGGAAGTAGAGCTGGACCGTCTTCAGGTCGCGCTCCTCGTGGATCCACTTGATCCCTTCCTCGAACTCGGTCTGGCGCTCGACCGGCAGGCCGAGGACGTCGCGGTACCAGATGTGCGGCAGGTTGATGCCCGAGCGCGTCACCAGGCTGTGGGGGAACCACGTGCGGCCGCCCGTCGCTTCGGTGATCTTGAGCTTGCCGTCACGACGGTCGCGCTTGAACTCGATCACGCCGTAGCCGCGGTGCTGGATCGAGGACAGGATCTTGACCACGTTCTCCGCGATCCACGGCTCGCGCATGCTCTCGGCGAGCGTCGCCGTGCCGAAGCCGCGCGGGTACATGCGCAGCTTGCGCCCGGTCCACACCGCGAGCGGCTGGTGGTTGGCGTCGAGGTAGGTGACGCCCCACATCACCTGGCTGTCGTCGCCCGGCATGTACTCCTGGATGATGAGATCCTGGTGCACCGGGTAGATCAGCTCGTAGAGCTGCTTCAGCATGTCCGCCGAGTCGGCGAGGAAGAGCCGCGTGTCGAAGGTCTGGCGCCAGGTCGCGTTGGGCTGGAACGGCTTGATCAGGCAGGGGTACTCGATCTCGCGCGCGATCGCGTCGATGTCGTGCGCGCCGTCGGTGAACCAGGTGCGCGGCAGCGGGAAGCCGCGCTCCATCGCGAGCTTGTAGAACGACTTCTTGTCGAGGAAGAGCCGCAGCACCTCCTTCGACGGCAGCGACATGTAGAAGTACGGCTCGAGCTTCTCGCGCTCCTCCGAGACGAGCTGGACGTTCAGGTCGCCGCTCGGCAGGAGCACGCCCTTTTGCCCCATCGCCTCGAGCTTGCGCCCGAGGTCGAGCAGGCCTTCGAGGAGCGGCGGCCCGCCCTTCACGAAGTCCTTGACGTAGAACTTCACGCAGTAGCGGGTCTTGGCTCCCGGCTGCTCGAGGTCGTTGTCGACCCCGATCACGGGGATGCCGAGCCGGCCGAGCGCGCGTACCGTGCCGAGCCCGTTCTGGCCGAGCCCGAGCACGACCGCAGGCGGCCGGTCGTAGCGGGGAAGATTCATGCGGTCTCCGCGGGATCTGGTCGTGGGGATCGAAGCGAGCGCCGCGCGCGGTGCATCTGCGGGGCCTTCGGCATCGGGGCCTCACATGATCGGTCGCGCGCGCGTCGAAGGCAAGTCGGGTCGCGCATCGCGCCGCGTGCGCGACGCCCATGCGGATGCCTTGGCCTCGCGGCGGCGGGTCATCCGCGGGTCATTCGAGGTCGTAGCCGAGCTCGCGCGCGACCTTCTCGACCTGGCGCCGCACCGCGCGGCGGTCCTCCTCGCTCCACTCCGACGGCATCGGGAAGCTGCCACGCTGCGCGGCGTTGAGCTTGCGCCCGAGGACCTCCTCGACGAGCTCGCTCGCCGGAAAGTCGACGCCGACGAACGCGAAGATGCGGCGCAGCGTCGCCTCGTCGCCCGCGAACAGCAGGTCGGCGCGCAGATCGAGCGCGCGCTCGGGCGGAAGCGTCGCCATGAAGGCGCGCGCCTCCTCGTTGATGCGCGCCCAGAACCAGCCGCACTTCTCGAGCCGCGGCAGCTTCTCCCACTCGGCGGCGAGCGGCTCGTGCGGACGCGGCCGCACGCGCGCGAAGTCCCAGTTGTGGCTCTCGTAGTAGCCGCGGCGCATCGCCGAGCGCACCACCTCGTAGGGATGGCGGTGCAGGTGGATGAACTTGCTCGCCGGGAAGCAGGCCGCGAGCACGGGGGCGAGGTACGTCAGACGATTGTTGGTCTCGACGTAGATCTTGCCGCGCCGGTTGGCCTCGCAGACGAGGTCGTCGCGCGCCGCGTACACCACCTCGCGCCACTTTTCGCTCGACGCGAGGTCGCCGCCCTCGAGGTACGCGTCGATCGATGCCTTGACCAAGCGCGGGAAGGGCTCGTGCTCCGACACCACGCCCGGCGACAGCGCGAGCAGCGCCGTGAGCGTCTGGCTGCCGACGCGCCCGGTCGACAGCACGAACACCGCCGGGCAGCCCTGCCAGCCGCGCTCGTACGCCTCGGCGAGGCGTCCGACGTACGGCGGGCGGAGCTCCGTGTCGCCGGTCAGCAGCCGGTCGATCTTGCCCTTCACGCGCGAGAGACCCCGCTGGGTCGCCTGCAGCGCCTGTCTCTTCAAGCTCGACATCCTTTGTCCTCGGCCGCGGCGGTGATCACCCGCCGCGGCGAGCCTTTACCCGATCGCGCCTCCTACATCGACCACCCGCGCGCGGCTCTGCAGTCCCCGCCGCGATTCGTCGCGGGTCTTGCCTCGAACGCCGCACATGGGCGAAGATTTGGCGAAGATGTCGACTCCCGAGCTACCGGGCCGCGGCACCGACCAGAGCCCGCCGAACCGCTTCTACGAGCTGCGCTTCGAGCCCGACCCGGACCTCGAGCCGGATCCGGATGACGCCGAGCGTCCGCCCGAGCCGACGCGCTACTACCGCGACGCCTCGCGCTCGATCCTCGCCGAGAACTCGAGCCCGGACGTCGGCTTCCGCTGGAGCGTCAACCCGTACCGCGGCTGCGAGCACGGCTGCATCTACTGCTACGCGCGTCCGAGCCACGAGTACCTCGGCTGGAGCGCCGGGCTCGACTTCGAGCGTCGCCTGCTGATCAAGCTGGACGCGCCGCAGCTCCTGCGCCGCGCGCTCGCCGCGCCGCGCTGGCAGCCCGACGTGATCGCGCTCTCGGGCAACACCGACTGCTACCAGCCGATCGAGCGCCGTCTGCGCTTGACGCGCGGGCTCCTCGAGGTGCTGCACGAGTTCCGCAACCCGGTCGGCGTCATCACCAAGTCGGCGCTGGTCGCGCGCGACGTCGACCTGCTCGCGGGCCTCGCCGAGCACCAGGCGGTGCACGTGCGGATCTCGGTGACGACGCTCGACGCGGAGCTCGCGCGCCGCATGGAGCCGCGCGCCGCGACCCCGGAGCGCCGCCTCGAGGCGATCGAGCGCCTCGCCGCGGCCGGCGTGCCGGTCGGCGTCATGGTGGCGCCGATCATCCCGGGGCTGAACGACATGGAGATCCCGCGCATCCTCGAGGCCGCCGCCGCGGCCGGCGCGCAGAACGCGTCGTGGGTGCTGCTGCGCCTCGCCTCGCCGCTCGACGAGCTCTTCACGCACTGGCTCGCGAAGCACTACCCCGAGCGGCGCGAGAAGGTCCTGCACCGGATCCGCGAGACCCGCGCCGGGCGTCTCTCGGACTCGACCTTCGGCAAGCGCATGCGCGGCGAGGGCGAGTACGCGCGGCAGATCGCGGCGCTGTTCGAGGCGAGCGCGCGCAAGGCGGGGCTCGCGAAGCCGCTGCCGCCGCTCAGCACCGCCGCCTTTCGCAGACCCGCGCAGCGCGGCGAGCAGCTCGCGCTGCTCTAGCGACGCGCGCCGCTCACGGCGCGGCCGACGGCTCGAGGAAGAGCACCTCGTACACCGTGTGGCCCGAGGCGTCCGTGACCGGCCAGCGCGCGAACGAGCCGGGCGGCCGCCGGGCGGCGAACGCCAGCACGCGCTCGCGCGCCCGCCGCATCATGGTCTCGTCCTCGGGGTGCAGGACGACCGCGACGCGCTTCCCGCTCTGCAGCGCCGCGGCGAGCTCGGCGGTCGCCTGCTCGAGGTCGGCGCCGTCCTGGAGCAGCGCGTAGAGGTTCCGATGGCGTCGGCGCGACGCCGGCGGCGCGAGCGCGAAGAGCTGGTTGTGCAGCCCCCAGTCGGCGGACACGACGAGGTCGGGGGCGAGGCGCTCGAGGTCGCGCGACAGGCCGTAGATCGCGGTGCTCGCCCAGGACTGGATCGCGCCGCGGTCGCGGAGCTGCGCGAGGTAAGCGGCGTCGAAGCGCACCTGCCCCGCGACGACGACGAGCACGAGCAGGCTCGCGCCGGCGCCCACCCGGCGCCGCGCGCGCGACGGCATCGCCGCGACCAGCGTCGCGCCGGTC containing:
- a CDS encoding sulfotransferase; translated protein: MKRQALQATQRGLSRVKGKIDRLLTGDTELRPPYVGRLAEAYERGWQGCPAVFVLSTGRVGSQTLTALLALSPGVVSEHEPFPRLVKASIDAYLEGGDLASSEKWREVVYAARDDLVCEANRRGKIYVETNNRLTYLAPVLAACFPASKFIHLHRHPYEVVRSAMRRGYYESHNWDFARVRPRPHEPLAAEWEKLPRLEKCGWFWARINEEARAFMATLPPERALDLRADLLFAGDEATLRRIFAFVGVDFPASELVEEVLGRKLNAAQRGSFPMPSEWSEEDRRAVRRQVEKVARELGYDLE
- a CDS encoding PA0069 family radical SAM protein; the protein is MGEDLAKMSTPELPGRGTDQSPPNRFYELRFEPDPDLEPDPDDAERPPEPTRYYRDASRSILAENSSPDVGFRWSVNPYRGCEHGCIYCYARPSHEYLGWSAGLDFERRLLIKLDAPQLLRRALAAPRWQPDVIALSGNTDCYQPIERRLRLTRGLLEVLHEFRNPVGVITKSALVARDVDLLAGLAEHQAVHVRISVTTLDAELARRMEPRAATPERRLEAIERLAAAGVPVGVMVAPIIPGLNDMEIPRILEAAAAAGAQNASWVLLRLASPLDELFTHWLAKHYPERREKVLHRIRETRAGRLSDSTFGKRMRGEGEYARQIAALFEASARKAGLAKPLPPLSTAAFRRPAQRGEQLALL